CGAGATTCGCATCTGCCGTCCTGACGGCACCCACGACCGGCAGCTTGCCGCGGATGGCACATTCCCGACCTTCACGCCCGACGGCCACACGGTGATTTTCGAACGCGATCGTTCACGCGTGATGATCGTCCCCTTGCAGGGCGGAGAACCGCGCGAGATTTTCCCCGGCCCGAAAGGATTCGGCGGATTCGCGATCGTAAAGCCAAGGATGAGCCCCGACGGACGGCGGCTCACCTTCATCTCCAACCGCGGTGGACGCCGCGGCTGGCAGGTCTGGACCGCGGATCTGGAGCGCGGCGCGATCGAGCACCTCGGCGCGGGCTGCGAACCGGTCTGGCATCCCGACGGCCGACGCATTGTCTTCATCCGCGAGGGCGGCATGAAGCAGGGCACCGGCATCGCGATCCGCAGGGTGGAGCGGGGCGAGCCGGAACTCCTACTCGACCTGGATGCGCCGCTCGGGCACGAGTACTTCCCGGCCATCACCCCCGATGGTCAGTGGCTCCTCTGGGGTGCGTGCCGGCCCGGCCAGCACGATCATCTCGCGTTCGAGTCAAACTACCAGATCTTCGTCCGTCGGTTGCCTGACGGCCCGCCGGTGCGGGTGAGCTTTGACGGCTGGAACAACCGCTGGCCAAAGCGACTGCCGGCGCCATGAGGGGTTGCCCGCATCGAACGATTAGTCGATCACCAGCGGCACGGGTCGGAACGAGACCGAATCAAACAAGCCGCGATCGGTCAGCCGAAGCTCCGGGATCGGGGTGAGCGACAAAAACGAGAGCGCCATGAACGGATTGTCCAGGGAGCCCCCCAGCGAACGCGCGGCATCGAGCAGCCGTTCCTGAGCCCTCACCACCTCATGCAGCGGCCGATCGCTCATCAGCCCCGCGATCGGCAGGGGCAGTCGAGCGAGGGTCCCTCCATCGGCGGCGACCGCCAAACCGCCCCCCATGTCGACACACGCGGCGGCAGCGGCGGCAATGTCTTCATCACGCACACCCGCCGCAATCAAATTGTGCGCATCGTGCGCCACGGTCCCCGCAATTGCGCCGCGGCGAAACCCAAATCCGCGGACGAACCCCAGACCGATTCTGCCCGACCCTCGATGGCGCTCGATCACCGCCAACTTCACCAGATCGCGACCCGGGTCCGCAGAGAGTCGAGACCCGACCACCGGTGCCTCCGCGATCGTACTGCGCGTCACAATCTGACCGGGCACCAGCTCGATCACCCGCACGCGCCGCGGGCGGTCCGCAGGGATCGCGAAGCTCGCCGCGTCAAATGGCGCCACCTTCAATGCGGCGGACGGCGGCGGTGGCGTCGGTGGAATGTGTGCGACGCAGTGACCATCGCTCGCGACGACGCGTCCCCGCTTGAACACCAGCGACGGGCGGCAGGACTCCAGCGAATCGGTCAGAAAGAAATCCGCCTGGTAGCCGGGCGCGATCGCTCCGAGACGACGCAGCCCGTACCGTCGTGCGGCGGTCCACGTGGCCAGCCGGATGGCAGTGAGCGGTGGAATACCCGCGCGAATCGCAGTCCGGACCGCGTGGTCCATATGACCGTACCGGATGAGATCGTCGGGATGCCGGTCGTCGCTCGCCAGCGAGCAACGCTCAGAGCTCAGCGGTGTGACCACGGCTGCCAATTCCGCGAGATTGTGCTCGGAGCTACCCTCGCGGAGGTGCAGATGCATCCCGCGCCGAAGCTTCTCACGCGCCTCCTCGAGCGATGTACTCTCGTGGTCCGTCGCCGCCCCGGCTAGCAGATAGGCGTTCAGCGCCGGCCCCCGCACGCCCGGCGCATGGCCATCGGCCACTCGTTCCCCGGCCAGCGCGACGCGCCGCAGCATCTCCGGATCGCCCGCGATGAGAGCCGGAAAGTTCATCATTTCGCCAATGCCCAGCACCCCCGGTTCCGCGAGCAATGGCGCCAGCATAGCCGCGTCCAGTGAGGCCCCGGCAGACTCCCAAGGCGTCGCCGGCACACAGGAGGGCAGCATCACAAACACCTCCAGCGGTAAATCGCGGGCCGCCCGCAGCATCCACCGAACTCCCTCTACCCCGTGCACGTTGGCAATTTCGTGCGGATCTGCGATCACCGCGGTCGTGCCGCGGGGCACCACAGCCCGCGCGAACTCGCCGGGCGACAGCAGCGTGCTCTCGATGTGAAGGTGGGCATCAATCAGGCCGGGCACCAGAAACTGCCCGGCGGCGTCCACGCGCTCGCGACCGGCATACTGTCCCAGCCCCACGATGATGCCCTCGCAAACTCCAACCGACACCGATTCCAGTTCTCCGGTGAGAACGTTGACGACGCTCGCGTTCTCGATGACCAGGTCACAGAGCTCGTCGCCACGGGCGGCCGCCAGCCGCCGCTGAAGCAGTTCCATGTCCTCCATCGCCGAAGCCCGCTGAAAAGGTCCTTCCGAGAATGCAGCGTACACCTGACTGGCCCGCGCAACGAGTCCGTTCGCCCCCGCCCTCCGACTTTCGGCGTGCCGGTTCACTCTCGACGCCGGCCCCTCGTCCGCCGATGTGCGAGGGCGCGCACCGGTGTTCTCACGAGATACCGTTGGCGTCCGGCGATCCGCTCGGCGCTCTCGGCCGGCGGGCCGCACTGCCGCCCCCCGTGAGAAACTGAGATGGCGCCGCAGCGGGAAGGATCAGCGTGGCGGACTGGACGGCGGCGGCGCGGGCCGGGACGCGCTCTCCGCTGTCGAGGTGCCCGCAGGCGGGGAGCCGGCGGGTTTTCGAAGCCCCCGCCGGGGGCCGAGCATCATCACCAGCATCCGGCCCATCGAGGTGGGCACCTGATCCGGCATCGCGATGTCCTGGCAATCGTTCATCACGCGCTGCAGCAGCGCGTACCCGAGTTCCTGATGGACGTTCTCTCGACCGCGGAAAAAGAGCGCGACCTTCACCCGGTGGCCCTCCTGAATGAAGTCGCGGAGTTTCCGCAGTTTGGTCTGGTAGTCGTGCTCGTCCACGTTCGCGTGAAACTGGATCTCTTTCACGCGGCCGGCGGACTGGTGCCGGCGGGCCTCCCGCTCCTTTTTCTCCGTCTCGTACTTGAATTTGCCGAAGTCCATGATCCGGCAAACTGGAGGGGTGGCGTTCGGCGCGATCTCCACCAGATCGAGATGCTCGCGCTCGGCCAGCGCGAGCGCATCGGAGGTGCGCATGATGCCGATCTGGCGGCCATCCGGTCCCACGACGCGAACCTCGGGAACCCGGATGCGGTGATTGGTGCGGATGAATGTCCTGATGGTGGTCCTCCTGTGCCCAGGCAACGCGGCGTTACACGGCGGCGCAGCAGCCCTTGCGGGCGATTTCCTCTTCGAGACGGGCCATCGCATCCTCCAGCGGCATCGCCCCCAGCTCTCCCTCCGTACGATGTCGCAGCGCGATCGAGCCCGCCGCTTCCTCTTTCTGCCCGACGACAGCCATGTAGGGAACTTTGTCCGCCTGTGCCTGCCGAATTTTCGCGCCGATTTTATCGGGCGACTCGTCCACTGTCACGCGCAACTCCCGGGCGGCCATGGTCTCTGCGACGCGCCGCGCATAGGCGAGCGTGCGCTCGCTGACCGGCAACACGCGCACCTGTTCCGGCGCCAACCAGAGCGGAAACGCGCCGGCGTAGTGTTCCACCAGGATTCCGAAGAACCGCTCGATGCTGCCGAACAGCGCGCGGTGCACCATGTACGGTCGGTGCTCCGCGCCGTCGGGGCCGACGTACGTCATGTCGAAGCGCTCGGGGAGGTTGAAATCGAACTGCACGGTGCTCATCTGCCACTCGCGGCCGATGGCATCGCGGACCTTGAGGTCGATCTTGGGCCCGTAGAACGCGCCGCCGCCGACGTCCGTCTCGTACGGGATCCCCTCTGCGCGCAGCGCCGTCTCGAGCGCGGCGATCGCCTGCGTCCACTGCTCGGGCTCACCCACCGCCTTCTCTGGACGCGTCGCTAGATACGCCGCAATCCGCTCAAACCCGAACGCGGCCCACATTCGCCGGGCGAACCGGATCACCGAGCGAATCTCAGCCTCGACCTGCTCCGGCGCGCAGATGATGTGCGCGTCGTCCTGGGTGAACCCCCGCACCCGCAGAAGGCCGTGCAGCACACCGGCCTTCTCATACCGGTACACGGTGCCGAGCTCTGCGTAGCGGATCGGCAGCTCGCGATAGGAACGGCGGCGGCTACGGTAAATCTGGATGTGGAACGGGCAGTTCATCGGCTTGATGAAATACTCCTGCTCGTCGATCCGCATCGCCGCGTACATGCTCTCGCGGTAGAAGTCCAAATGGCCGGACGTCGCCCACAGTTCCGCCCGCCCGACGTGCGGCGTGAAGAGCATCTGGTAGCCGGCACGAAAGTGTTCGCGCCGCCAGAACTCTTCGATGATGCAACGTACCCGCGCACCCTTCGGATGCCAGTGGATGAGGCCGGGCCCCACCGCCTCCTCCACGCTAAAGAGATCTAGTTCACGCCCCAGCCGCCGGTGGTCGCGGCGCCGGGCCTCCTCGAGCTGACGAAGATACGCCTCGAGCTCCTCGCGCGTCGGGAACGTCGTGCCGTAGACGCGCTGCAGCATCGGATTGGTCTCGCGACCCCGGAAGTAGGAGCCGGCGACGCTCAGGATTTTGAACACGCCAATCCGGCCGGTACTGGCGACATGA
The window above is part of the Kiritimatiellia bacterium genome. Proteins encoded here:
- the infC gene encoding translation initiation factor IF-3, whose protein sequence is MPGHRRTTIRTFIRTNHRIRVPEVRVVGPDGRQIGIMRTSDALALAEREHLDLVEIAPNATPPVCRIMDFGKFKYETEKKEREARRHQSAGRVKEIQFHANVDEHDYQTKLRKLRDFIQEGHRVKVALFFRGRENVHQELGYALLQRVMNDCQDIAMPDQVPTSMGRMLVMMLGPRRGLRKPAGSPPAGTSTAESASRPAPPPSSPPR
- the ade gene encoding adenine deaminase; its protein translation is MELLQRRLAAARGDELCDLVIENASVVNVLTGELESVSVGVCEGIIVGLGQYAGRERVDAAGQFLVPGLIDAHLHIESTLLSPGEFARAVVPRGTTAVIADPHEIANVHGVEGVRWMLRAARDLPLEVFVMLPSCVPATPWESAGASLDAAMLAPLLAEPGVLGIGEMMNFPALIAGDPEMLRRVALAGERVADGHAPGVRGPALNAYLLAGAATDHESTSLEEAREKLRRGMHLHLREGSSEHNLAELAAVVTPLSSERCSLASDDRHPDDLIRYGHMDHAVRTAIRAGIPPLTAIRLATWTAARRYGLRRLGAIAPGYQADFFLTDSLESCRPSLVFKRGRVVASDGHCVAHIPPTPPPPSAALKVAPFDAASFAIPADRPRRVRVIELVPGQIVTRSTIAEAPVVGSRLSADPGRDLVKLAVIERHRGSGRIGLGFVRGFGFRRGAIAGTVAHDAHNLIAAGVRDEDIAAAAAACVDMGGGLAVAADGGTLARLPLPIAGLMSDRPLHEVVRAQERLLDAARSLGGSLDNPFMALSFLSLTPIPELRLTDRGLFDSVSFRPVPLVID
- the thrS gene encoding threonine--tRNA ligase — encoded protein: MNRTEASDLHTMRHSAAHVMAAAVCRLFPGVRLDIGPATEDGFYYDFDLEHRLGPDDFERIEAEMAAIVREDHPFERFETTREEARRRLEAAGQTYKLERLAEIPDGEPITFYRSGEFVDLCRGPHVASTGRIGVFKILSVAGSYFRGRETNPMLQRVYGTTFPTREELEAYLRQLEEARRRDHRRLGRELDLFSVEEAVGPGLIHWHPKGARVRCIIEEFWRREHFRAGYQMLFTPHVGRAELWATSGHLDFYRESMYAAMRIDEQEYFIKPMNCPFHIQIYRSRRRSYRELPIRYAELGTVYRYEKAGVLHGLLRVRGFTQDDAHIICAPEQVEAEIRSVIRFARRMWAAFGFERIAAYLATRPEKAVGEPEQWTQAIAALETALRAEGIPYETDVGGGAFYGPKIDLKVRDAIGREWQMSTVQFDFNLPERFDMTYVGPDGAEHRPYMVHRALFGSIERFFGILVEHYAGAFPLWLAPEQVRVLPVSERTLAYARRVAETMAARELRVTVDESPDKIGAKIRQAQADKVPYMAVVGQKEEAAGSIALRHRTEGELGAMPLEDAMARLEEEIARKGCCAAV